A genome region from Brassica oleracea var. oleracea cultivar TO1000 chromosome C2, BOL, whole genome shotgun sequence includes the following:
- the LOC106326609 gene encoding probable respiratory burst oxidase homolog protein I — protein MSMSFSHDDRWGSDLASAGEFTQSFPSLGATYSPSCGEELLEVTIEFPSGVLVNIDSVSTTDPEITSCSASGSGSSERQVVANAKQFSRDLKRKLQGISQRDGGGYSCRSAPEPVVPHGSETPDPLMLCRSVTKRLNRNGSCTQRAIHGLRFISSKENEIAAWSEVRDKFANLSKDGYLCRSDFARCIGMENENSKEFAEELFDALCRRRSIMVDKITLQELYEFWYQIADESFDSRLQIFFNMVNKNGDGRITENEVKEIIILSASANNLSRLRERAEEYAALIMEELSPDGLPSQYIELKDLEMLLLHKDTPQSYSQPFSQTSRALSQNLKDMRWGISRSLLYSFQDNLKRIWVLTLWLMIMVVLFMWKCVQYKRKDAFHVMGYCLVVAKGAAETLKFNMALILLPVCRITITYLRSTALSHSMPFDDSLNFHKTISIAIIIGMLIHACSHLACDFPRIITATDVDYKRYLVHYFGVTRPTYFDLVKGPVGITGFIMVIFMLIAYTLASRRLRRNLTKLPKPFDKLTGFNAFWYSHHLLLAVYVLLIIHGVSLFLEQTWYHQTIWMYLACPVLLYGGERMLRFFRSRLYRVETCKVVIYPGNVIVLHMSKPTSFEYKSGQYIFVQCPAVSKFEWHPFSITSSPGDDYLSIHIRQLGDWTEGIKKAFSVICQAPDAGKSGLLRADGPNKTSLPELLIDGPYGSPAQDHWKYDVLLLVGLGIGATPFISILRDLLNKIIQQHEQAEGPSGSCSNSNVSSDQSFSCLNSEPGNRISTNRTGMLNTKNAYFYWVTREQGSFDWFRQIMSEIADSDIKGVIEMHNYLTSMYDVGDARTTLLTMIQTLHHAKNGVDMFSGTKVRTHFGRPKWKKVLSKISTKHKNARIGVFYCGGPSLGKELSTLCHEFNQTGRSRFEFHKEQF, from the exons ATGTCAATGTCATTTTCCCATGACGACCGGTGGGGCTCCGATTTGGCTTCTGCCGGAGAATTCACCCAAAGCTTTCCATCGCTGGGGGCGACTTACTCACCTTCCTGTGGTGAAGAGCTCCTCGAGGTGACCATTGAATTTCCAAGCGGCGTGCTAGTGAACATCGACTCTGTTTCAACCACCGATCCAGAAATCACATCTTGCTCCGCTTCCGGTTCAGGATCGTCGGAGCGGCAGGTGGTGGCGAACGCAAAACAGTTCTCAAGGGATTTGAAACGGAAGCTTCAGGGCATCTCACAGCGTGATGGCGGCGGTTATTCGTGCCGGTCCGCGCCGGAGCCGGTGGTTCCACACGGAAGCGAAACCCCCGATCCGCTTATGTTATGTCGTTCCGTAACAAAGAGACTTAACCGGAATGGTTCATGCACGCAGAGAGCTATTCACGGTTTGAGATTCATCAGCAGCAAAGAAAACGAGATCGCTGCCTGGAGTGAAGTTCGTGACAAGTTCGCTAACCTGTCGAAAGACGGTTATCTTTGTCGGAGCGATTTCGCTCGTTGCATAG GGATGGAAAATGAAAATTCGAAAGAGTTTGCAGAGGAGTTGTTCGACGCACTGTGCAGAAGAAGAAGTATAATGGTCGATAAGATCACCCTTCAAGAACTATACGAGTTTTGGTACCAAATTGCAGACGAAAGCTTTGATTCTCGCCTCCAAATCTTCTTCAACAT GGTCAACAAAAATGGAGACGGTAGAATCACAGAGAACGAAGTAAAAGAG ATAATTATATTAAGTGCATCGGCAAATAATCTATCAAGGTTGAGAGAACGAGCAGAAGAATATGCAGCATTGATCATGGAAGAACTGTCCCCTGATGGGCTCCCCTCTCAGTACATAGAG TTAAAGGATCTAGAGATGCTACTACTACACAAGGACACACCTCAAAGTTACAGCCAACCGTTCAGCCAAACAAGCCGAGCCTTAAGCCAAAACCTAAAGGATATGAGATGGGGAATAAGTAGGAGCTTGCTATACTCTTTCCAAGACAATCTGAAGAGGATTTGGGTTTTGACACTATGGTTAATGATCATGGTCGTGTTGTTTATGTGGAAATGCGTTCAGTACAAACGCAAAGACGCATTCCATGTAATGGGTTACTGTCTTGTCGTGGCGAAAGGCGCTGCTGAGACATTGAAATTCAACATGGCTCTTATCCTTCTACCCGTTTGCAGAATCACCATCACCTATCTTAGATCTACCGCTTTGTCCCACTCAATGCCTTTCGATGACAGTCTCAACTTTCACAAG ACTATCTCTATAGCAATCATAATTGGAATGCTTATCCATGCATGTAGTCACCTGGCATGTGACTTCCCGAGGATTATAACAGCTACAGATGTTGATTACAAAAGATACTTGGTTCATTACTTTGGTGTGACCAGACCAACATACTTTGACTTGGTTAAAGGTCCAGTGGGAATCACTGGATTTATAATGGTTATATTTATGTTAATTGCATACACATTAGCTAGTCGAAGACTCAGACGGAACCTAACTAAGTTGCCAAAACCATTTGATAAGCTAACTGGATTTAATGCTTTCTGGTATTCACATCACTTGCTTCTAGCTGTTTACGTCTTGTTGATCATTCACGGTGTTTCCCTCTTTCTCGAGCAGACATGGTACCACCAGACG ATATGGATGTATCTTGCTTGTCCAGTTTTACTCTATGGTGGTGAAAGGATGCTGAGATTCTTCCGTTCCAGGCTTTACCGCGTTGAGACCTGCAAG GTTGTAATTTACCCCGGAAACGTTATTGTGCTACACATGTCTAAGCCTACATCATTTGAGTACAAGAGTGGACAATATATATTTGTTCAGTGTCCTGCTGTATCAAAATTTGAGTG GCATCCATTTTCTATTACATCTTCCCCTGGAGATGATTACCTCAGCATTCACATCCGTCAGCTCGGTGATTGGACAGAAGGGATTAAGAAGGCGTTCTCGGTAATATGTCAAGCCCCTGATGCTGGAAAAAGTGGACTACTCAGAGCAGACGGACCAAACAAAACAAG TTTGCCAGAGCTGTTGATAGATGGACCTTATGGCTCTCCAGCGCAAGACCATTGGAAGTATGATGTGTTATTACTCGTTGGCCTTGGGATAGGGGCAACCCCTTTCATTAGCATTTTGAGAGATTTACTCAACAAGATCATTCAGCAACATGAACAAGCT GAAGGCCCCTCGGGTAGCTGTAGTAACAGCAATGTGTCGTCGGATCAAAGTTTCAGTTGCTTAAACTCAGAACCTGGGAATAGGATTTCAACAAATCGAACGGGAATGTTGAATACCAAGAACGCTTACTTTTACTGGGTAACACGTGAACAGGGCTCGTTCGATTGGTTTAGACAAATCATGAGCGAAATTGCTGACTCTGATATAAAG GGTGTTATTGAGATGCACAACTACTTGACGAGTATGTACGACGTTGGAGATGCTCGAACTACTCTTCTCACCATGATCCAAACGTTACACCACGCCAAAAATGGCGTTGACATGTTTTCTGGAACCAAG GTACGAACACACTTTGGGAGGCCGAAATGGAAGAAGGTTTTGTCAAAGATTAGCACCAAACATAAGAATGCAAGAATCG GAGTGTTCTATTGTGGAGGACCGAGTTTAGGGAAGGAACTCTCCACATTGTGCCATGAATTTAATCAAACGGGACGTTCCAGGTTCGAGTTCCACAAAGAACAGTTTTAA